One region of Monomorium pharaonis isolate MP-MQ-018 chromosome 11, ASM1337386v2, whole genome shotgun sequence genomic DNA includes:
- the LOC105833182 gene encoding protein zer-1 homolog: MAELDDLFLTDQYVGPERLTDLCYKLICENLDIISVKGKRGHRILRKGITFPSEICDKIIEYAQRSEATEDDDCFFSIFKNQTATRLKRVKISNCSLTDSSVQTLVNHKLHELELTDCSNVTSLCIEHINANSENLHSLAFHGASTIIPPNLDGSCSSVNYYERESVFKTPKLKRLALAYVLIPSQQYFHLLAGLTNLTHLDLSECCNIDTFAFYSLVPNLISLTLYNVKLNVDPKSFVKNICQLKNLRHLDISQFNHKYGHFKHPNKILSELVNGLPQLVSLDIGGTNLAGTGVAERPPNIDLDMDMDIEDSNFVQLSDIPGLACRIYRPLQFLGLYGTAHGACRRHDIPAKVVAGDATEDQILIAARVCMDNKQELLQKVLSDLYHVFRYENCQRMDQALCTVLEAMEKHPAQKHIQISGSATLFYIVKMKEKGELVARMKRRIISTLLAGMSTHRDEETMMRNGCLALCQFRIPHDVMSNYETLVKVLLHSAKHSEPESFVQRIGIYLLNSLACQVEGKEKKLLGKLGCVKTMLELVEYRVETSTFDDVLEVAWSTMWNMTDETSINCQRFLDEKGMALFLKCVEQYPQREELLRNMMGLLGNVAEVDYLRIHLMQERYVTVFADLLRSNNDGIEVPYNAAGILAHMASDGIDAWTIEKPTRKDVLKYMVQAIESWDLSSERNINYRSFGPLLRLLDIYHTPPCQHWAVWALANLTKVYSFKYCALVVKEGGLEKLQMVIKDSRPYERIKELANLVIENCCQYESHSDDGNVSHSALDAEYSLDG; this comes from the exons CGATCTGTGCTACAAGCTCATCTGCGAAAACCTCGACATCATCTCGGTAAAAGGGAAACGGGGCCATCGCATACTACGGAAGGGGATAACCTTCCCGAGCGAGATATGCGACAAGATTATCGAGTATGCGCAGCGCAGTGAGGCGACTGAGGATGACGACTGCTTTTTCTCGATCTTCAAGAACCAGACAGCGACCCGGCTCAAACGCGTCAAGATCTCTAACTGCAGTCTGACCGACAGCTCAGTGCAGACTCTCGTCAATCACAAGCTCCATGAACTCGAACTCACTGACTGCAGCAATGTGACAAGCCTTTGCATTGAGCACATCAATGCCAATTCGGAGAATTTGCATAGTTTAGCGTTTCATGGAGCCTCGACGATTATACCTCCTAATTTGGACGGCT CCTGTTCGTCCGTCAATTACTACGAACGAGAATCTGTTTTCAAAACACCGAAGTTGAAACGTCTGGCATTGGCATACGTTTTAATACCTTCGCAACAATATTTTCATCTTCTAGCGGGATTAACGAATCTAACGCATCTGGACTTATCTGAGTGTTGTAACATTGACACTTTCGCATTTTACTCTCTGGTACCGAATTTAATATCCTTAACTTTGTACAACGTTAAACTTAATGTCGACCCGAAATCTTTCGTTAAGAACATCTGTCAGTTGAAGAATTTAAG GCACTTGGATATTTCCcaatttaatcataaatacGGACATTTTAAGCATCCTAATAAGATCCTGTCTGAACTGGTGAATGGTCTACCTCAGTTGGTCTCTCTAGATATCGGCGGTACGAACCTTGCGGGAACAGGTGTAGCCGAACGTCCGCCGAATATCGATTTAGATATGGATATGGATATCGAAGATAGCAATTTTGTGCAGTTGTCCGATATACCAGGACTTGCATGTAGGATATATAGGCCGTTACAATTTTTAGGACTTTACGGGACTGCGCATGGTGCTTGTAGAAGACATGACATACCAGCAAAAGTG GTGGCTGGTGATGCAACTGAGGATCAAATATTAATCGCAGCCCGCGTTTGTATGGACAATAAGCAAGAATTACTGCAGAAAGTATTGAGCGACTTATACCATGTATTTAGATATGAAAATTGTCAAAGAATGGATCAGGCGCTATGTACCGTCTTGGAAGCAATGGAGAAGCATCCAGCTCAGAAGCACATACAGATATCGGGCAG CGccacattattttacatagtaAAGATGAAGGAAAAGGGAGAATTAGTAGCGCGAATGAAGAGAAGAATTATCAGTACTCTCCTTGCTGGTATGAGCACACACAGAGACGAGGAGACTATGATGCGGAATGGTTGTTTGGCATTGTGTCAATTCCGCATACCACATGATGTG ATGTCGAATTATGAAACTCTTGTAAAAGTGCTTCTACATTCAGCTAAACATTCGGAGCCGGAAAGTTTTGTTCAGAGAATCGGCATATATCTCTTAAACTCTTTGGCTTGTCAAGTAGAaggtaaagagaaaaaattacttgGCAAGCTAGGTTGTGTTAAGACTATGTTAGAATTGGTGGAGTATCGGGTGGAGACAAGTACATTCGACGATGTATTAGAAGTCGCGTGGTCGACCATGTGGAACATGACCGATGAAACGTCCATAAATTGCCAACGATTTTTAGATGAGAAAGGCATGGCACTTTTTCTCAAATGTGTAGAG CAATATCCGCAAAGAGAAGAATTGTTGAGAAATATGATGGGTTTACTTGGGAATGTAGCAGAAGTCGATTATCTTCGAATCCATCTTATGCAGGAACGATATGTGACCGTTTTTGCCGATCTGTTGCGCTCCAACAACGATGGAATTGag GTTCCATACAATGCCGCTGGTATATTGGCACATATGGCATCTGATGGTATTGACGCTTGGACAATAGAAAAGCCAACTCGTAAAGATGTTCTTAAATATATGGTGCAAGCGATTGAAAGTTGGGATTTAAGTTCAGAACGTAATATCAATTATCGCTCATTTGGGCCGTTATTGCGCCTGCTAGATATATATCACACTCCTCCATGTCAACATTGGGCTGTTTGGGCTCTGGCTAATCTCACCAAAGTATACT CATTTAAATACTGTGCATTGGTAGTAAAAGAAGGAGGATTGGAAAAACTGCAAATGGTGATAAAAGATTCTAGACCATACGAACGTATAAAAGAACTCGCAAACTTGGTGATCGAAAATTGCTGTCAATACGAGAGTCATTCCGACGACGGAAATGTTTCTCATTCCGCCTTAGACGCGGAATACAGTCTGGATGGCTAA